One window from the genome of Pedobacter schmidteae encodes:
- the ric gene encoding iron-sulfur cluster repair di-iron protein produces the protein METIQTLNVTALAPRLKHPKIFEIFDRLVPGEAFIIDNDHDPKPLYYQMLAERGQTFSWNYLENGPELWKVKIAKNEDGPARETIGEMVTKDYRKAQVFKSFGIDFCCGGKKTVAEVCEKKGIDLAAVEEALVLPSDEAYSSENDHQKWDIGFLADYIVNTHHRYVKDNTTFITELANKVARVHGAEHPETIKIAALFSEVACELMLHLRKEEQILFPFIKELADIENNGGILKESPFGKVSNPIQLMESEHEHAGAALQEIRDLTQNFTLPADACNSYMILYKKLDEYENDLHRHVHLENNILFPKAIALEQELAAS, from the coding sequence ATGGAAACGATTCAGACCTTAAATGTAACCGCCTTAGCTCCCCGTTTAAAACATCCTAAAATTTTTGAAATATTTGATCGGTTGGTGCCTGGCGAAGCTTTTATCATCGACAACGATCACGATCCTAAACCCTTGTATTATCAGATGCTGGCCGAGCGCGGGCAGACCTTTTCCTGGAATTACCTGGAAAATGGACCGGAATTATGGAAAGTAAAAATTGCAAAAAATGAGGACGGGCCTGCCCGGGAAACGATTGGCGAGATGGTAACAAAAGACTATAGAAAGGCGCAGGTATTTAAAAGCTTTGGTATTGATTTTTGCTGTGGCGGGAAAAAGACAGTTGCAGAGGTATGCGAAAAAAAGGGAATTGACCTTGCAGCCGTTGAAGAGGCTTTAGTGCTGCCATCGGACGAAGCTTACTCCAGTGAAAATGATCACCAGAAATGGGATATCGGATTTTTGGCCGATTACATTGTCAATACCCATCACAGATATGTAAAAGACAATACAACTTTTATTACGGAACTGGCCAATAAGGTAGCCCGGGTTCATGGTGCCGAACATCCGGAAACGATAAAGATTGCAGCGCTATTTTCGGAGGTAGCCTGCGAGCTGATGCTGCACCTTAGGAAAGAAGAACAAATCCTTTTTCCATTTATCAAAGAGCTGGCCGATATAGAAAACAATGGTGGCATTTTAAAAGAAAGCCCTTTTGGAAAAGTGAGCAACCCCATACAACTGATGGAATCGGAGCATGAACATGCCGGAGCAGCCTTGCAGGAAATCCGCGACCTGACCCAAAATTTTACCTTACCTGCCGATGCCTGCAATTCTTACATGATCCTTTATAAAAAACTGGATGAATATGAAAATGATTTGCACCGGCATGTCCATCTCGAAAATAATATCCTGTTCCCCAAAGCTATTGCTTTAGAACAGGAGCTGGCAGCAAGTTAG
- a CDS encoding c-type cytochrome, which yields MRKLFVICVLALFTVACAGGGNGESAKTSDQPAEAAGAAEKSANYDPNRGEGKFTEVKLGDKLDAEMALRGEKVADLKCTACHKLTDEKLVGPGWAGVTKRNKPEWIMNFMTNTDVMIDKDPKVQAMLEICMVRMPNQNLSDGDARDILEFLRKNDGVK from the coding sequence ATGAGAAAACTATTTGTTATTTGTGTATTAGCTTTATTTACAGTTGCTTGTGCTGGAGGTGGCAATGGTGAATCTGCTAAAACTTCTGATCAGCCGGCTGAAGCAGCCGGAGCTGCAGAAAAAAGTGCTAACTACGATCCAAACCGTGGCGAAGGCAAATTTACCGAAGTAAAACTAGGCGATAAACTGGATGCTGAAATGGCATTGCGTGGAGAAAAAGTGGCCGATCTTAAATGTACCGCTTGCCACAAGCTGACCGACGAAAAACTGGTAGGACCAGGATGGGCCGGAGTTACCAAACGTAATAAACCGGAATGGATCATGAACTTTATGACCAATACGGATGTAATGATCGATAAAGATCCAAAAGTGCAGGCCATGCTGGAAATTTGCATGGTTCGTATGCCCAATCAAAACCTGAGCGATGGCGATGCCAGAGATATTCTTGAATTTTTAAGAAAGAATGATGGGGTAAAATAG
- the nosZ gene encoding Sec-dependent nitrous-oxide reductase — MKRILFSICACAAVLILLNLSACKPKNAGDATGSDAAGRVYVPPGKYDELYNFVSGGFSGQVSVYGIPSGRLLRVIPVFSVDPEKGWGYSEETKPMLNTSHGEVPWGDQHHLDLSQTNGEIDGRWLFANENNTPRVARIDLKTFRTAEIIEIPNSAGNHSSPFITENTEYVVAGTRFSVPLDYENGDVPISSYKKNFKGTLSFISVAPTNGEMKMAFQLLLPGMNFDLSHSGKGPSSGWFFFSCYNSEQAHTLLEVNASKRDKDYILAVNWKKAAEYAKQGKGRKVKANYAHNVYNESTHTASSTMEKETTVIDVKDFPELVYMIPCPKSPHGCDVDPSGEYIVGSGKLAALIPVFSFSKIQKAIANKTFDGDYGGIPVLKYEAALYGEVKKPGLGPLHTEFDGKGNAYTTFFISSEIVKWNIKDLKVLDRQPTYYSPGHLTIPGGDTKKPYGKYLIAYNKITKDRFLPTGPELSQSAQLFDISGEKMKLLLDYPTIGEPHYAQMVPAELISKNSQKIFKLDENKHPYVTLGEKNSKVVREGNKVHVYMTAMRSHFSPDNIEGIKVGDEVYFHVTNLEQDWDVPHGFGVKGNKNAELLIMPGETTTLKWVPEKVGIFPIYCTDFCSALHQEMQGYVRVSQKGSNVPISFSLGKNSEAADEALKK, encoded by the coding sequence ATGAAAAGGATTTTATTTTCAATCTGCGCTTGCGCAGCAGTACTCATTTTGCTGAATTTATCAGCCTGTAAACCAAAAAATGCCGGCGATGCAACCGGTAGCGATGCGGCCGGACGTGTGTATGTGCCACCGGGCAAATACGATGAACTTTACAATTTTGTTTCCGGAGGTTTTAGCGGACAGGTAAGCGTATACGGAATTCCTTCAGGTCGTTTGCTGCGGGTTATTCCGGTCTTTTCTGTCGACCCTGAAAAAGGCTGGGGATATAGTGAAGAAACCAAGCCCATGTTAAATACATCGCATGGCGAAGTGCCATGGGGCGATCAGCATCACCTGGACCTTTCTCAAACCAATGGCGAGATAGATGGCCGCTGGTTATTTGCCAATGAAAACAATACCCCAAGGGTGGCGCGTATAGATCTGAAAACATTTCGTACGGCCGAAATTATCGAAATCCCAAACAGTGCAGGTAACCACTCCTCACCATTCATAACCGAAAATACGGAGTATGTGGTAGCGGGTACGCGTTTCAGTGTGCCGTTGGATTACGAAAACGGAGATGTCCCAATCAGTTCCTATAAGAAAAATTTCAAAGGTACATTGAGCTTTATCAGCGTTGCGCCAACAAATGGCGAAATGAAAATGGCTTTCCAGTTATTGCTGCCGGGCATGAATTTCGATTTGAGCCATAGTGGTAAAGGGCCCAGCAGCGGGTGGTTTTTCTTTAGCTGCTATAACTCTGAGCAGGCGCATACTTTGCTGGAAGTGAATGCTTCTAAACGGGATAAAGATTATATCCTGGCTGTAAACTGGAAAAAAGCGGCTGAGTATGCAAAACAAGGTAAAGGAAGAAAGGTGAAAGCCAACTACGCACACAATGTGTATAATGAATCGACCCATACAGCTAGTTCAACCATGGAAAAGGAAACTACGGTTATCGATGTCAAAGATTTTCCTGAACTGGTTTATATGATTCCTTGTCCTAAATCGCCACATGGTTGCGATGTTGACCCGTCGGGAGAGTACATTGTGGGAAGTGGTAAACTGGCCGCGCTGATTCCTGTATTTTCATTCAGTAAAATTCAGAAAGCCATTGCCAATAAAACATTTGATGGCGACTATGGCGGCATTCCGGTGTTGAAATATGAAGCTGCATTATATGGTGAAGTGAAAAAGCCAGGACTGGGGCCACTGCATACCGAGTTTGACGGTAAGGGAAATGCGTATACCACTTTCTTTATCTCGTCGGAGATTGTGAAATGGAACATCAAAGATCTTAAGGTGCTGGACAGACAGCCTACTTATTACTCGCCGGGACACCTGACCATTCCTGGTGGTGATACCAAAAAACCTTATGGTAAATATTTAATCGCTTATAATAAAATCACGAAAGATAGGTTCCTGCCTACCGGTCCTGAATTATCGCAAAGTGCACAGTTGTTTGACATCAGCGGAGAAAAAATGAAACTGCTTTTGGATTATCCTACTATTGGTGAGCCACATTATGCACAGATGGTTCCGGCCGAACTGATCTCTAAAAATTCTCAGAAGATTTTTAAACTGGATGAGAACAAACATCCTTATGTAACCCTGGGCGAGAAAAACTCTAAAGTGGTTAGGGAGGGCAACAAAGTGCATGTGTACATGACGGCTATGCGTTCGCACTTTTCACCTGATAATATTGAAGGCATAAAAGTAGGTGATGAAGTTTATTTTCATGTAACCAACCTGGAGCAAGATTGGGATGTGCCGCATGGTTTTGGCGTAAAAGGTAATAAAAATGCCGAATTGCTAATTATGCCGGGCGAAACCACCACCCTGAAATGGGTACCTGAAAAAGTAGGAATATTCCCTATTTACTGTACCGATTTTTGTAGCGCACTGCACCAGGAAATGCAGGGATATGTACGGGTATCTCAAAAAGGATCCAATGTACCTATTTCTTTTAGTCTGGGTAAAAACTCTGAGGCTGCAGATGAAGCCTTGAAAAAATAA
- a CDS encoding nitrous oxide reductase accessory protein NosL, with amino-acid sequence MKTLSLSGMVRWMVAFCGLALFVVLFVPLWQIELAAPQYPEGLVLKMYPHKLAGNVDIINGLNHYIGMKTLHTEDFIEFTVLPYIIVGFAVACLLVALVLKTYKWLVALFSLFVVFGIVAMADFWRWEYQYGHDLDPNAAINVPGMSYQPPLIGYKQLLNFGAYSIPDIGGWIFVMVGIVLLTAVVLQYKTQKSKNRSRLKPGYAVLLFIPLLITSCSTTPQPIRVGVDACHFCKMGIADQRFGAELITKKGKIYKFDDLHCLLEFKKGKTLKDEDIGKVFIVDFNDPHGFIDLQQAVLLQSEALRSPMGSNVAAFGNADALAQAKAKFNGERLLLENLIPQK; translated from the coding sequence ATGAAAACCCTTAGTTTGTCCGGTATGGTAAGATGGATGGTTGCATTTTGTGGACTAGCCCTGTTTGTTGTACTTTTTGTGCCTTTATGGCAAATAGAACTGGCGGCACCTCAATACCCTGAAGGGCTTGTGCTGAAAATGTATCCGCATAAACTGGCCGGAAATGTTGATATCATCAATGGATTGAACCATTATATAGGAATGAAAACATTGCACACCGAAGATTTTATAGAATTTACGGTATTGCCTTATATCATCGTTGGTTTTGCAGTAGCTTGTTTACTGGTTGCTTTGGTTTTAAAAACCTATAAATGGTTGGTTGCCTTATTTAGTTTATTTGTGGTCTTTGGTATAGTGGCCATGGCCGATTTCTGGCGTTGGGAATACCAGTACGGGCATGATCTGGACCCCAATGCGGCTATTAATGTGCCTGGAATGAGCTACCAGCCTCCACTTATCGGATATAAACAGCTTTTAAATTTTGGTGCCTATTCTATTCCGGATATAGGCGGATGGATATTTGTAATGGTAGGAATAGTTTTGTTAACAGCGGTTGTGCTGCAATACAAAACGCAGAAAAGTAAAAATAGAAGCCGTTTGAAACCAGGCTATGCAGTTTTATTGTTTATTCCCTTACTGATTACTTCGTGCAGTACCACGCCCCAACCCATAAGAGTAGGAGTAGATGCCTGCCATTTTTGTAAAATGGGGATTGCAGATCAGCGTTTTGGTGCAGAGCTGATCACCAAAAAAGGAAAGATTTACAAATTTGACGATTTACATTGTCTGCTGGAATTTAAAAAAGGAAAGACTTTGAAGGATGAGGACATAGGTAAGGTATTTATAGTCGATTTTAACGATCCACATGGATTTATTGATTTACAACAGGCTGTTTTACTCCAAAGTGAAGCCCTGCGATCGCCCATGGGCAGCAATGTAGCTGCTTTTGGCAATGCGGATGCCCTGGCGCAAGCCAAAGCAAAATTTAATGGTGAAAGATTACTGTTGGAGAACCTGATACCTCAGAAATAA
- a CDS encoding nitrous oxide reductase family maturation protein NosD, whose translation MKTLLFLWLVIVYATLDATAKVIPVGRTKQFTAIQKAIDFSTDGDTVLVYPGVYHEKNIVIQKSITLKGISFPVLDGDKKYAIISVKAKNATIEGFKLQHTGRSEIRDLGAIMIYDSYQVTATNNILDDTNFGIYVQNSKKCTIKNNSITAYGKDELQSGNGIHCWRSDSLVIIGNKIKGHRDGLYFEFVKNSLIWRNVSTKNVRYGIHFMFSNHNTYVANVFERNEAGVAVMYSKNIHMYNNHFLNNWGDAAYGILLKDITDSDISGNHFTKNTVGLHMEGCSRIKLYKNIFQHNGWAVKIQASCDNNDFTRNNFMGNTFDIGTNGSLVLNTFTGNYWDKYEGYDLHRDNIGDIPYHPVSMYSMIIDSNPAALMLFRSLIVTLLDKTEKILPGVTPENLKDNKPVMKQLKL comes from the coding sequence ATGAAGACCTTACTATTTTTATGGCTGGTTATTGTTTACGCCACATTGGATGCTACAGCCAAAGTGATTCCGGTAGGCCGGACCAAACAATTTACAGCCATACAAAAAGCAATTGATTTTTCGACCGACGGGGATACCGTTTTGGTATATCCCGGTGTATATCACGAAAAAAACATCGTTATTCAAAAATCTATCACGCTGAAAGGAATCAGTTTTCCGGTACTGGATGGTGATAAAAAATATGCTATTATCTCAGTAAAAGCCAAGAATGCAACCATTGAGGGTTTTAAACTGCAACATACCGGACGGTCAGAAATCAGAGATTTGGGCGCCATTATGATTTATGACAGTTACCAGGTTACCGCCACCAATAATATCCTTGATGATACCAATTTTGGTATTTATGTTCAGAACAGTAAAAAATGTACCATTAAAAATAATTCTATAACCGCCTATGGTAAAGATGAGCTGCAAAGTGGCAATGGCATTCATTGCTGGCGGTCGGACAGTCTGGTCATTATTGGCAACAAAATAAAAGGACACCGGGACGGGTTGTATTTTGAATTTGTCAAAAACTCTTTAATCTGGAGAAACGTGAGTACAAAAAATGTGCGCTATGGTATACATTTTATGTTCTCGAACCACAATACCTATGTGGCTAATGTTTTTGAGCGGAATGAGGCAGGAGTAGCTGTCATGTACAGCAAAAATATCCATATGTACAACAACCATTTTTTAAACAACTGGGGAGATGCTGCGTATGGAATTTTATTGAAAGACATTACCGATAGTGACATATCGGGTAATCATTTTACCAAAAATACTGTGGGCTTGCATATGGAAGGCTGCAGCAGGATAAAGCTGTACAAAAATATTTTTCAGCATAATGGCTGGGCAGTTAAAATTCAGGCCAGCTGCGACAATAACGATTTTACCAGGAACAATTTTATGGGCAACACCTTTGACATAGGAACAAATGGATCGCTCGTACTAAATACATTTACGGGTAATTATTGGGATAAATATGAAGGTTATGACCTGCACAGGGATAATATTGGTGATATTCCATATCATCCGGTAAGCATGTATTCGATGATTATTGACAGTAATCCTGCAGCACTGATGTTGTTCAGGAGTTTGATTGTTACCCTATTGGACAAAACTGAAAAGATATTGCCGGGCGTAACCCCCGAGAATTTGAAAGACAATAAACCGGTTATGAAACAACTGAAATTATGA
- a CDS encoding ABC transporter ATP-binding protein: protein MIAVQNITKKFVKLTALDHISVTFRKGECIALLGPNGCGKTTLIKTILGMVVPDSGGITFNGQSVAGQWDYRSNIGYMPQIGRYPENMTIKNVFEMMKDIRKPGSSILDEDLIHSFGLDTLMHKKMHTLSGGTRQKVSAGLAFLFNPDVLILDEPTAGLDPLSSEKLKDKIIREKEKGKLILITSHVLSELDDLITEVFYMQDGKLSFYKKLADLKLETGEEKLSKAVSKMMMA, encoded by the coding sequence ATGATTGCAGTACAAAATATCACCAAGAAGTTTGTAAAACTAACCGCGCTTGATCACATCTCTGTAACCTTTAGAAAAGGGGAATGCATTGCTTTGCTTGGGCCAAATGGCTGCGGTAAAACCACCTTAATCAAAACCATCCTGGGAATGGTAGTACCCGATAGCGGTGGTATAACTTTTAATGGCCAGTCTGTAGCTGGCCAATGGGATTACCGTAGCAACATTGGCTACATGCCACAAATAGGCCGTTATCCCGAAAATATGACCATCAAAAATGTGTTCGAAATGATGAAGGATATCCGGAAACCGGGTAGCAGCATTCTGGATGAAGATCTGATCCATAGTTTTGGCCTGGATACGCTGATGCATAAAAAGATGCATACGCTTTCGGGCGGAACCCGGCAGAAGGTTAGTGCCGGCCTGGCTTTTCTTTTTAATCCGGATGTGTTGATATTGGACGAGCCAACTGCCGGACTGGATCCCTTGTCGTCGGAAAAACTGAAAGACAAGATCATCAGGGAAAAGGAAAAAGGAAAGCTGATTTTGATTACCTCCCATGTATTGAGCGAGCTGGATGACCTGATTACTGAAGTTTTTTACATGCAGGATGGTAAACTCTCTTTTTATAAAAAACTGGCTGACCTGAAACTAGAAACCGGAGAAGAAAAACTGTCAAAAGCAGTTTCAAAAATGATGATGGCTTAA
- a CDS encoding ABC transporter permease subunit yields the protein MNKILKYVVVDIVQNKIVLIYTFLLLLICVSVFNLESNAAKGLLSLLNIILILVPLICIIFSTIYIYNSAEFIELLVSQPLKRKSIWLSLFGGLASSLCLAFFIGAGIPILLYHADATGLMMIAMGLFLTLVFVSIAMLAAGLTRDKAKGIGLSILLWLSFSLIFDALVLFFLFQFQDYPLERIMVFLSFLNPIDLGRIQILLQMDISALMGYTGAIFREFFGNGYGIAVSFFGLFLWAVFPLFLSLKKFNKKDL from the coding sequence ATGAATAAAATATTAAAATATGTAGTTGTAGATATTGTTCAGAATAAAATTGTACTGATTTATACCTTTTTGCTATTGCTGATCTGTGTAAGCGTATTCAATCTGGAAAGCAATGCCGCAAAGGGGTTATTAAGTCTATTGAATATCATTTTGATTCTGGTTCCCCTGATCTGCATTATTTTTTCGACCATTTATATTTACAACAGTGCCGAATTTATTGAATTGCTGGTGAGCCAGCCATTGAAACGAAAGTCGATTTGGCTCAGTTTATTCGGAGGGCTGGCCTCTTCACTTTGCCTGGCCTTTTTTATCGGAGCAGGCATTCCGATTTTATTATACCATGCCGATGCGACGGGTTTAATGATGATTGCCATGGGCTTGTTTCTAACCTTGGTTTTTGTCAGCATTGCCATGCTTGCCGCTGGCCTAACCCGTGATAAAGCCAAGGGGATAGGGCTTTCCATATTGTTGTGGTTAAGTTTTTCACTAATTTTTGATGCATTGGTCCTGTTTTTTCTTTTCCAGTTTCAGGATTACCCGCTGGAAAGAATAATGGTTTTTTTGAGTTTTCTTAACCCAATTGACTTAGGCAGGATACAAATCCTGTTGCAAATGGACATTTCGGCATTAATGGGGTATACCGGAGCAATCTTCAGAGAGTTTTTTGGAAACGGGTACGGGATTGCTGTCTCCTTTTTTGGTTTGTTTCTATGGGCTGTATTTCCATTATTCCTCTCCTTAAAGAAATTTAATAAGAAGGATTTGTAG
- a CDS encoding acetyl-CoA hydrolase/transferase family protein translates to MNSINYITASQAMQIVKSGDRVFIHGSAATPVHLVNALQHRYRELKDVEITSITTLGDIDFNDPVYRESFFFNSLFVSQNTRSVVNSMNGDYVPVFLSQIPKLFKEGFLPIDVALIQVSPPDAHGYCTLGTSVDIARAAVDTAKYVIAQLNPQMPRTHGHGFVHISKINAMVWQEVALPEVDYSAKTNEATVTIGKHVADLVEDGATLQLGIGGIPDQVLKNLTGHKNLGLHTEMLSDGVIPLLQSGVINNSLKKINKGKSITSFMIGTRKLYDFVHDNPSVRVMDIAYANDTSIIRQNPKVTAINSAIEIDLTGQICADSMGTYQYSGIGGQMDYIHGASLSEGGKPIIALPSITSKGISRIVPFLKPGAGVVTTRGHVHWVVTEYGKVNLFGKSLKQRAKALIELAHPTHREELERAFFERFK, encoded by the coding sequence ATGAATTCTATTAACTATATTACGGCCAGCCAGGCCATGCAAATTGTGAAATCTGGCGACAGGGTATTTATTCACGGAAGCGCAGCTACCCCCGTTCACCTGGTCAACGCCCTGCAGCACCGCTACCGGGAACTTAAAGATGTAGAAATCACCAGCATCACTACGCTGGGAGATATTGATTTTAACGACCCTGTTTACCGGGAAAGTTTTTTCTTTAACTCTTTATTTGTTTCCCAGAATACCAGGTCGGTAGTAAACAGCATGAACGGCGACTACGTACCTGTTTTTTTAAGCCAGATTCCCAAACTATTTAAGGAAGGCTTTTTACCGATTGATGTGGCTTTGATCCAGGTATCGCCACCGGATGCGCACGGTTATTGTACTCTGGGCACTTCAGTAGATATTGCACGTGCCGCTGTCGACACCGCAAAATATGTCATCGCACAACTTAATCCGCAGATGCCCAGGACGCACGGGCACGGTTTTGTGCACATCAGTAAAATTAATGCTATGGTGTGGCAGGAGGTAGCCTTGCCGGAGGTTGACTATTCCGCAAAAACAAATGAAGCCACTGTAACCATCGGCAAACATGTAGCCGATCTGGTAGAAGACGGTGCAACCTTACAATTGGGTATTGGTGGGATTCCCGACCAGGTATTAAAAAACCTTACAGGACATAAAAACCTTGGCCTGCATACTGAAATGCTATCGGACGGTGTTATTCCTTTGCTTCAAAGCGGCGTAATCAACAATAGCCTCAAAAAAATAAACAAAGGCAAGTCAATTACTTCATTTATGATAGGTACCCGGAAACTGTACGACTTTGTGCACGATAATCCAAGTGTAAGGGTAATGGACATTGCTTATGCCAATGATACCAGCATCATCAGACAAAACCCTAAAGTTACGGCCATCAACTCGGCTATTGAGATAGACCTTACGGGGCAGATTTGTGCCGATTCGATGGGTACCTATCAGTACTCAGGTATTGGCGGACAAATGGATTATATTCACGGTGCCTCCCTGTCTGAAGGAGGGAAACCAATTATCGCCTTGCCTTCTATCACTTCAAAAGGGATTTCCAGGATTGTTCCTTTTCTTAAACCGGGCGCGGGCGTGGTAACTACCAGGGGCCATGTACACTGGGTGGTAACCGAATATGGCAAAGTAAACCTGTTTGGCAAAAGCTTAAAACAAAGGGCCAAAGCATTGATTGAACTGGCCCATCCAACACATAGAGAAGAGCTGGAACGTGCTTTTTTTGAACGGTTTAAGTAA
- a CDS encoding DUF4180 domain-containing protein — MNIATHHFNTAKIAEVTADDILIHTTEDGLQLMGDLYYQGFDQMILHEKNITPDFFDLKTGIAGEILQKFSNYRMRLYILGEFDKYPGKAIKDFIYESNNGRQINFLNSLEQIKEKHS, encoded by the coding sequence ATGAACATAGCAACGCACCACTTTAATACCGCAAAAATAGCCGAAGTCACGGCCGACGATATATTGATCCACACAACTGAAGACGGGCTACAACTTATGGGCGACCTTTATTACCAGGGCTTTGATCAGATGATCCTGCACGAAAAAAACATCACACCTGACTTTTTTGATCTGAAGACCGGGATCGCTGGGGAGATACTGCAAAAATTTTCCAATTACAGGATGCGTCTGTATATCCTTGGCGAATTTGACAAATATCCGGGCAAGGCCATCAAAGATTTTATATATGAAAGTAACAACGGCCGGCAAATTAACTTTTTAAACTCACTGGAACAGATAAAAGAAAAGCATAGTTAG
- a CDS encoding DoxX family membrane protein produces the protein MKIVKFILCLLFGLMFMNAGLNKFFNYMPMPKLTPAQMDVMGAFMKITWLMPLVGAIETLGGLLFIIPKTRALGAIVILPVMVGIMLHNTLVDQSGLMIALPLFAINLWIIGDNWGKYKQMVS, from the coding sequence ATGAAAATTGTAAAATTTATTCTTTGCCTTCTTTTCGGATTGATGTTTATGAACGCAGGACTTAATAAATTCTTTAATTACATGCCTATGCCCAAATTGACACCGGCGCAAATGGATGTAATGGGGGCATTTATGAAGATAACCTGGTTAATGCCATTGGTAGGTGCCATAGAAACCCTGGGGGGTCTTTTGTTTATCATCCCTAAAACAAGGGCACTTGGTGCTATTGTTATTTTGCCGGTAATGGTTGGGATTATGTTGCACAATACCTTGGTAGATCAAAGTGGTTTAATGATTGCGTTACCATTGTTTGCCATCAACCTATGGATAATTGGAGACAATTGGGGAAAATATAAACAAATGGTGTCTTAG
- a CDS encoding peptidylprolyl isomerase: MKIFGFLFVFVWFVTFAKAQTVFVDFATNKGNITVMLYDETPKHRDMFLDAIKHGIYKNAEFNRVIKSFVSQGGLLDDTILNREKRHPKHLTFRLPAEIKPSLFHKKGALGAGRDDNPEKASYYSQIYLVEGKKQTDAQLDAIEQKKNRKIPAAQREIYKTIGGTPHLDQDYTVFGEIVAGMDVAEAINQVATDKNDVPLSPVVFNAKVLSKQGALKLRRKLKL, from the coding sequence ATGAAAATATTTGGATTTTTGTTCGTTTTTGTATGGTTCGTTACGTTTGCAAAAGCACAAACGGTTTTTGTAGATTTTGCCACCAACAAAGGAAATATTACAGTGATGCTGTACGATGAAACCCCAAAACACAGAGATATGTTTTTGGATGCTATAAAACATGGTATTTATAAAAATGCCGAATTTAACAGGGTAATTAAATCCTTTGTAAGTCAGGGTGGTCTGTTGGATGATACCATTTTAAACCGGGAAAAAAGACATCCAAAGCACCTTACCTTTAGGTTGCCTGCCGAGATTAAACCTTCACTTTTCCATAAAAAGGGCGCTTTGGGAGCCGGTAGGGATGACAATCCGGAAAAGGCATCTTATTATTCGCAGATTTATCTGGTAGAAGGAAAGAAGCAAACGGATGCACAGCTGGATGCCATTGAGCAGAAAAAGAACAGGAAAATTCCTGCAGCCCAAAGAGAGATTTATAAAACCATAGGGGGCACGCCACACCTTGATCAGGACTATACGGTGTTTGGAGAAATAGTAGCTGGGATGGACGTGGCCGAGGCCATCAATCAGGTTGCTACAGATAAAAATGATGTGCCGCTTAGCCCGGTAGTTTTTAATGCGAAGGTACTGTCAAAGCAAGGGGCCTTAAAATTACGTAGAAAGCTAAAGCTGTAG
- a CDS encoding uracil-DNA glycosylase family protein, whose translation MDKLLSEIRNCTVCQEFLPNAPKPIIQFSKSSKVVIIGQAPGQKVQNSGIPWDDASGNNLREWLGVSKEAFYDEKLFALIPMGFCFPGTGKSGDLPPRQECAPLWHQRIFELIPEVKLTLLIGQYAQNYYLKNDLRKTLTETVRNYKEYLPDYIPLPHPSPRNNIWQKKNQWFKEDVLHVLKEKVELILS comes from the coding sequence ATGGATAAATTACTTTCAGAAATTAGAAACTGTACCGTTTGCCAGGAATTTTTACCTAATGCTCCAAAGCCTATAATTCAATTCAGTAAGTCGTCAAAGGTTGTCATCATAGGACAGGCACCCGGGCAAAAAGTTCAGAATAGCGGTATCCCCTGGGACGATGCAAGCGGTAACAATTTAAGAGAATGGTTGGGCGTAAGTAAAGAGGCATTTTATGATGAAAAACTATTTGCGCTCATCCCAATGGGCTTTTGTTTTCCCGGGACGGGAAAATCTGGTGATTTGCCCCCCAGACAAGAATGTGCCCCCTTATGGCATCAACGGATTTTTGAGCTAATCCCGGAAGTAAAATTGACCTTGCTGATTGGACAGTACGCTCAGAATTACTACTTAAAAAATGATTTAAGAAAAACGCTAACAGAAACAGTAAGAAATTACAAAGAATACCTGCCAGACTACATTCCCTTACCACATCCGTCACCCCGAAATAATATTTGGCAAAAGAAAAATCAGTGGTTTAAGGAAGATGTACTACATGTTTTAAAAGAGAAAGTGGAATTGATTCTAAGCTAA